Below is a genomic region from Candidatus Dormiibacterota bacterium.
TGGCCCGGACACGGCGCTCACGATTCGGAACACGCTCGTCGGCGGCCGCGCCGGGGGGATTGCGACCGCCGCGGGTGTGGTCAGCGGCCTGGCCGCTTGGACCGTCGCCTCCAGTGCGGGGTTGGCCGCCCTCCTGGTCGCGTCGCAACCCCTCTTTCTGGCGATTCGGTTGATCGGCGCTGCCTACCTTATCTTTCTCGGGCTGCAGGCCTTACGGGCTGCCATCTTCCAGCGCCCGCGGCAAGCGGATGGGACGACCGTCGCCCCCCGGGCGCGGCTGCGGCGGATGGTCGCCTACCGGCAGGGGCTGCTCAGCAACCTGAGCAATCCCAAGATCGTCGTCTTCTTCCTCAGCCTGTTTCCCCAGTTCGTGACCCGCGGCCAGGGCGCCTTCGTCAGCCTCCTCCTGCTGGGGCTGATCTTCTGCTCAATCACGCTCGCGTGGCTGACGCTCTACGCGATCGTGGTGGCACGCATCGGCGACTTCCTTCGGCGCGATCGGGTCCGGCGGGCTCTCGAGGCGACCACCGGGCTGGTCCTGGTCGGCCTTGGCTTGAGGCTCGCGACCGAACGGCGCTGATCACGAGCCGTCGCCAGCGCTTACGGTTACGGGAACGGCTTGACAACCATCATGAAGACGATGAGGAGCACGATCACGACGCTGATGATGCCGTACAGTCGCGCCTGGCCCTCAACCTGCCGGTAGGCTGGCGATGATGCGCCTTCTGCCTCGAGCAGCTGGATCTGCCGGTTCGTGACCCGTGAGTAGAAGCCCACGGCGACAACGATCAGGATGACGAAGAGGATCAGTGCGAAAACGATCCAACCCTTGAAGCCCCACTGCCCCACGGCGACGAGGGTTAGGCCGGTTATCAACAAGAGTCCGTAGGCGGGGTTCGCCACCCGGTTATCGATGAACTTGATCCCTCGCAGCGCGAAGGACAGGTGCTGCGGTTCCATCGCGCCCCGCGCGTTCCAGGCCGCATAGGTGATGTTGCTCCCGACGGCGGTGATCGCCAGCAGGACATGAACGAACTTCAGCAGGCTGTACCAGCTCATGATTCCCTCCCTGACTTCGTCTCCGGCCAGTATCCAGCCTCGGCCCCCACCCTGCCCTCCCCCAAAAGGGGAGGGAATAGCCTAGGCGACTCACGCTCGGCCTCCGCCAGAGGGCCCTTTCCCCCTTTCCGAGCGGTGTGCTAAAGTACAGCCGTTCGCCCGGCCTTCGGGTGATCTCGCGTGCGGCCGGCATTCTTCTCTCTCGAACAGGGCCGATGCGTTCAATTCGGTGTTCGAGAGGAGGAGAACGGGCAATGCCAAAAGGCACCGTAAAGAAAATCGTGTCCGACCGCGGATTTGGGTTCATCGCCGCCGATGATGGCAAGGAATACTTCTTCCATCAGAGTGGCGTGGACACCTCGCTGAACTTCGACAGCCTGCGCGGTGGCGAGGCCGTCAGCTTCGACATCGAGCAGAGCCAGAAGGGACCGCGGGCGAATCACGTCCGCGCCGCCTAGCCGGAGCTCGACGTTCGACAGGGGCGCCCTGCGGGGCGCCCTTTTTTTGTGGGATCTGTTGGAAGCTGGTTCTAGGAGGCTATCGCGGAGTCGCGCTGCCGCCACCACACCTCGTTCCGTCGGTACCAATCCACTGTCAGGCGGATCCCGTCGGCGAACGTGATCTGCGGGTCCCAGCCAAGCGGCCGCATCCTTTTCGTGTCCATCGCGTACGACCGGTCAGGTCCGTCCTTCGAGAGGCGCTTGAGGGAGGAGGGCTTGCCGCAGCTCTCGAAGATCGCGTCGGCCAGCTGGCTGTTGCTGACCTGGACCCCGGCTCCGATGTTGTAGACGTTTCCCGGCTCGCCCTTCCACAACACACGCGCGATTCCCGCCACCTGGTCATCGACATGGAGGTAGTCCCGAGTCGCCGAGCCGTGGCCGTCGACGACGACGGGGTGGCCGGTTAGCGCGCTCGTGATTTGGCTGGCAACCGGCTGGGTCACCGGCTGCCGTGGGCCATAGGCCGCGGCACCGCGCGTGATCAGGACCGGGACGCCATAGCCGGCGTAATAGGCGCTGGCCAGGGTCTCGGCGGCGGCCCTTGCCCCGGCCGCCAGAGTTCGCGGGGCGGTCCGATCTACCTCCCGGCTGGGCGCCGACTTGAGGGGCCCGTAGACCTCGCCGGAACTGACCAGCAGAAACCGCTGGTGTTGGAATTTGCGGGCCGCATCGAGCAGCACGGCCGTTCCCTCGATATCCGTACGGGCGAGCGCCGGCCCGTCCGACGCGCTACTCTCGGTGAACTCCTCGCTGGCAACGTTGACGATGGCGTCGGCCGCCTCCGCCAGCCGGTCGACCATCGCCCGATCCCGGACATCGCCCCTGACCAGTTTGAACCGCCGGTCATCGGCGAGGTCGGCCAGGTCCGCCCCGGCACCCGGCCGGCGGACGGCGTCCAGGACGGTGATCAGGATCTCAGGGTCGGCGCGGAGCCGGTCACGCACGAACGTCGACCCGAGGAACCCGGCGCCACCAGCGACCAGGAGGTGGCGGATCCGGAGCTTGCCCACTGCGGGAAAAACGTCGGCGTATCCTCGATCTTGTCCCTCGGGGCCTCCTTCGCGAACCTCCTTCGTTACACTCTCGAAGACATGAGCGCCATCGCGGTTATTGGCACCGGCTACGTTGGATTGACCACCGCCGTCTGCCTGGCGAAGCTGGGTCACCAGGTGGTCGGCGTCGACATCGACGAGGCCAAAGTGGCGCGGCTCCGTTCCGGCGAGCCGACGATCTACGAGCCCGGCCTCGCCGACTTGATGACCGAGACCCTGAAGGGTGGCGGGCTGGTATTTACCAGCGACTACAACGCTGGCATCCCGCACGCCGATTTCGTCTTCATCGCGGTCGGCACGCCGCCGGGCCGTCGGGGCGAGGCCGATCTCGTCTACGTCAAGCAGGCGGCCAAGGCCATCGCGGGCGCGATGAAAAAGACGGTGGTCATCGTCAACAAGAGCACCGTGCCGATTGGAACGGGAAATATCGTCGCCCGGATCGTGGGCGAAAATCTGGGGGACGAGATCCCCTTCAATGTCGTCTCCAACCCCGAGTTTCTTCGTGAAGGCAGTGCCATCCACGACTTCATGCATCCGGATCGGCTGGTCTTTGGCTCCCATGATGAGGGAGCCGCTCGATCGGTCGCCGCCCTCTACAGCAAGCTCGACACCAAGATCCTGATCACGGATCTCCACACCGCCGAGATGATCAAGTACGCGTCGAACGCCTTCCTCGCCACCCGCATCTCCTTCATCAACGAGATGGCCCGCATCTGTGAGCGCGTTGACGCCGATGTCAAGGTGGTCTCCGAGGGGATGGGCATGGACCGCCGCATCGGTCCGCTCTTTCTCGACGCGGGCATCGGCTACGGCGGCTCCTGCTTCCCCAAGGACGTCAAGGCCCTGGCCCGGATGGCCGAGACGATGGGCTACCACCCCGAGCTGCTCGACGCCGTGATGGAGATCAATCTGGACCAGCGGACGCTCGTTGTCGAGAAGCTGCGCGAAGTGCTCGGCGGACTGCGTGGCCAGGTGATCGGCATCCTTGGCCTCGCCTACAAACCGAATACCGACGACGTGCGGGAGGCGCCCGCGATCGATGTCATCGAGAACCTATTGCAGAAAGGGGCCGAGGTCCGCGCCTACGATCCCAAGGCGATGCCTGTCCTGAAGGCCCAGATGAACTCGATCCAGTACTGCAAAGACCCCTATGCCGTGGCGGCGGGCGCCGATGCCTTACTGATCGTGACCGAGTGGGATGAGTTTCGCCAGCTCGACCTCGATCGCATCAAGGGTCTGATGCGACGTCCCGTGATCGTCGACGGCCGCAACATCTTCGACCCGAAGACCATGCGGGATCGCGGCTTCGTCTACCGCGGCGTCGGCCGCTCCTAAGTTGCGTGCGGTCGTCACCGGCGGGGCAGGCTTCCTGGGGTCGCACCTTTGCGAGCGGCTGCTGGCCGACGGGTGGAAGGTCGTCTGCGTCGACAACCTGGTTACCGGCGCAGCTCACAACATTGCGCCCCTCCGCCACCACGCGTCGTTCGAGTTTCTCCAGCACAACGTCAGTGAGCCGCTTTACGTCGAAGGCCCGCTGGACGCAGTGCTGCACTTCGCCTCACCCGCCTCACCGATCGACTACGCCGACCATCCGATTGCGACCTTGAAGGTCGGCACCCTCGGCACCCATAACATGCTGGGGCTGGCGCGGGCTAAGGGTTCGGTCTTCTTCCTGGCCTCCACCTCTGAGGTCTACGGCGACCCCATGGTTCATCCTCAGCCCGAAACCTACTGGGGGAACGTCAACCCGGTCGGCCCGCGCGCAGTCTATGACGAGGCCAAGCGAGCGTCGGAAGCCTTCACGATGGCGTATCACCGCGCCCACGGGATGGACACCCGCATCGTGCGCATCTTCAATACGTACGGGCCTCGTATCCGAATCGACGATGGGCGCGCGGTCCCTAACTTCTTGACCCAAGCGCTGCGCAACCAACCCCTGACGGTCTATGGCGATGGCTCGCAGACCCGCAGCCTCTGCTACGTCGAGGACCTCATCGAGGGCATCGTGCGCCTGCTGGCGACTGACTACGCGCAGCCCGTCAACCTTGGGACCGACCACGAGGTCACGATGCTCCAGCTCGCCACCCGCATCCGGGACTTGAGCGGCAGCTCGAGTCAGGTCGTGTTTAAGCCACTCCCTGAAGACGATCCAAAGCAGCGCCGCCCCGATTTGACCCGCGCCCGCGAGCTCCTCGGCTGGGAACCGCGAACGTCGCTCGACGCCGGCCTCGTCAAGACGATCGCCTACTTCCGCGAACGCCTGGCCAAGGCCTAGCCCTCAGGGAACCGATCCGGGCCCCCAGATGTATAGGGTCTGGAGGTGTGCCGATGAGCCGTCGCCTGATCGTCCTCGTGATCCTCACCGTTTCCATCCTGGCCGCCTGCGGCCGCATCAGTTCCAGCCACCCGGCTGCCGGCGGATACCGGATCTTCCTCGAGAGTGGCTTCTCGAACAATGTTGAGACCGTAAAGGTGCTCGATTCGGGAACCGGGACCGTGGAACGCGAGCTGCCGCTCGGGACCCCGGCTCCCGACTGGTCCCGTTACTACACGGTCAGCCAGCTTTCAGGAGGCGCGCGACTCATGGCGCTCGATCCCGCATCCGGAAGCACGCTGGCTCAGGTGACCGTTCCGGCCGGGTACTCGCTTCCCAACATCGCGTTCCAGGGCCCGACCGCGGGAATCTCGCCAAACGGCCAGTGGCTCACCCTGACCAGCCAGGGTCAAGCCAGCGGCGCGATCACGACCTACTTCCTGGTGGGCTCGAGCTCGCTCACCGATTCATTCAAAAGCATCCAGGTCAACGGCGACTTCGTCTTCGACGCGCTCAGCAATGACGGCAAGAGCCTGTACCTGATCCAGAAGATGACGGATCCGAATCACTACCGGGTGCGACTCTACGACGTCGCCGCGGGATCGCTCACGTCTCAAGTCATCGCTGACAAGCGTGAGGCCAACGAACCGATGAACGGCATCCGCGGCGACAGCGCCGCCGACGCGACGGGCAACTATGTCTACACGGTCTACCTCCGCCAGGCCGGGCCGTTCATTCACGCGCTACCCCTCGGTCAGCAGTTCGCCTGGTGTATCGATCTGCCGTCCAAGGCTCCGAACGACATGGAGAAGCAGTTCCATTGGGCGCTTGCGGTCAGCCGCGACGGCGCCTCCGTCTACGCCGCCAATGCCTCCCTCGGAACGGTGGCGGTGATGGCGACCGGACAACCGCCCAAGATCGTGCATACGGCTTCCGTCGCCTCTAATCCCCCTCCCCCTCAGGGCGAGGGTCAGGGTGGGGGTGTGATCAGTGCCGACGCCAAGGGACCGCGTATCGGTGGGGCTGCGCTCTCGGCCGACGGCCGCACGCTCTACGCCGTCGCGGATCACGGCCTGGTCGCCATCGACACGACGACGCTCAAGGTTCGTGCCCGCTACCTCGAGTCATATCAGCCCGAAACCATGCGGCTGAGCTCCGACGGCAAGTGGCTCTACGCTGCCGAGTCCGGGAACAGCAAGCTCTGGCAGATCGATCCAATCACCGGAGCGGTCGCCGAAGTGAAAGGCGCGTTAAACCCCTGGGCGCTGTTGTGGGCACAGCCTCAGTAGAGTCAAGAACCGCTACGATACGACCCAGCCGTGAAGAGGGGTCTTTACGTTTCGGCTGTGTTGGTGCTTGTCCTGATGAGCGCCTGCGGTCGGCAGGCATCAAACGCCGGCATTAAGCCCGCATCGCCATCCGCATCGGCCAACCCGACCGCCACGCCGACCCAGGGCCCGAGCCAGGCCAGCACGACGACCGCTACACCGGCGCCACAAGGCCTCACGTGCAAGCTACCGGTCGTTACCCAAAACGATGCCGGCTGGGTCACCTTCCCGGGCGGTCGCTACCAGCCCGACCCGAAGGCCAACGTCAGCCTGCCGCACGGCCCTTCGGGTTTCCCACTGTCGAAGAGCTACGACAAGGCGGTCGAGCGTTGGGTACCGGTAACGCGCGATCAAATCTCTCCAGACGGCAAGCACTATGCCTACGCAGATTTACCGGCCGTCGATGCCAGTCCAATTCATGTTGTCGATCTGCCCTCCGGCGCCACGCATGCCTTCAATGCCGGGACACCCCCGACCGACAGCTCGTGGCTCGCCGTGGACTATGAGACGGAGGGCGTGTACCTCGAAGCGCAGCCCAACGGGCCGGCCGGATTGGTGGGCCTCTGGCTGCTCGATCCAGCCAATGGAAGCGTCCGCGCGATTGACACCACACATAGCTGGCAGTACATCAGCGGCGGCGGTGCGTGGGGCACGAGCGAGCCTTTAACGGGCCACGGTCCCGGCCCGGGTAGCCGGCTGCTGCGAATGGACCTCAAGACCGGGGCAATCGTGTCGTGGTACAAGCGCACGGACATCGAGTTCACGGTTGCCGGGGCTGACGGTTCGGGACATCCGATCCTTACGGTGTGGAAGTACCAGACCCCGCAACTCCTCCTGATCGGCGGCGCCAATTCCGCGACCATCCTCCTCACGGCGCCCGGGTCCGCGGTTCCCTCGCTGAGCAACTACATTCACCCGGTTACCGATGCCCGCGGCATCTGGCTTGGCGATGCCGCCGGCAGCATCTCGCTCTACACTCCAGCGACCGGCATCAAGAAGCTGGCACAGGTCGCCTCAGGGGACGTCGCGCCCGCGGGCGGCTGCCACTAGCCCCCACCCTGCCCTCCCCCCTAATGGCGCAGGTCTCCGGCAACACCGATCCGAATGCGGGGTTCAATGCCGCGTATGTGCAGATGGGCTACGGAGGCTCGGGCGGCGGCGCTGCCTGCTTCACCTACCTGTTCCACGATGCAACCGGCTGGCACCTCTATCCGCCCATCATCTGTGGTCAACAGGGCGGCCTCAACCCAATCCTCGGTTACGACGATCAGGTCCAGGTGACGGGCAGCTGCGCAAACATCCGCCAGCAGGCCAGCATCAGTGCAAGGTCGTAGCCTGCCTCACGAACGGAACGACCGTCCATATCGACACGACCCCGCCCCGATACGTCGACGGTCACATCTGGTGGAGCGTCAACAACGGGCAGGGGTTCATGGCCCACGACGTCCTAATTCGTTAGCAGGGACTCAGCCGAGCTCCCCCGCGAGCGGGGGACGGTAACAAACGTCTCCCTACTCGAGGTAGTCTTTCAGCTTCTTGCTGCGGCTCGGGTGGCGAAGCTTGCGCAGCGCCTTCGCCTCGATCTGACGGATTCGTTCGCGGGTGACACCGAGCCGCTGCCCCACTTCTTCCAGCGTTCGCTCATTGCCCTCCAAGAGTCCGAATCGAAGCTGCAATACCCGCCGCTCGCGCGCCGAGAGGGTGTCAAGAATGAGATCCACCTCGTTTCGCAACATCGTCAGGGCGGCCGCGTCAGCCGGCGAGGTCGCCTCCCCGTCCTGAACAAAGTCGCCCAGGTTCGAGTCGTCTTCTTCGCCGATGGGCGCCTCGAGGGAAACGGGGTTCTGCGATATCCGCTCGATTTCCCTGACCCGATCGGCGCTGATCTCCAACTCCCTGCCGATTTCCTCGTCGGTAGGCTCTCGCCCGAGGTCTTGCTGCAGCTGCCTTCTCGAGCGGCCCAGCTTGTTGATCAACTCGACCACATGGACGGGAACGCGGATGGTGCGCGCCTGATCGGCGATCGCCCGGGTGATCGCCTGCCGGATCCACCATGTCGCATAGGTTGAGAACTTGAAGCCGCGGTGGTAGTCGAACTTTTCGACCGCACGCATCAGACCGAGGTTGCCTTCCTGGATCAAGTCGAGCAGCGACATGCCGCGCCCGGCGTACTTCTTGGCGATGGCCACCACGAGGCGAAGGTTGGCTTCTGCCAGCCGATCTTTGGCGTCGACATCGCGAGCCTCGATCGCCTTTGCCAGGGTAACTTCCTGCTCGGCCTTGAGCAGAGCGAACTGGCCAATCTCTTTCAGGTACATCCGGACCGGATCGTCGATCGCAGCGGAGTCCATCTCCGCGGCCTCGGCCATCAGGTCGTCATCCAGCTCTGCACCTTGCAGATCCTTCTCGCCATCAGCGATTGGGATCCCCATTTGCTGGAAGACCTCGGAGACCTGAATCAGCTCCTCGGGATCAAGCTGTGCGCCGGACAAGCCGGCGAGGATGTCGTCCGGACTCAGGCGCCCCTGATCCTTGCCCTTGATGATCAAGGCCTCGGCGGCCAGGACGATCGGGTCGACGCCGCCATGCGGCTTCACGCCCACGCCTCCCCTGCTCTCTTCTTACTCGAGGTAGTCTTTCAGCTTCTTGCTGCGGCTCGGGTGCCGCAGTTTGCGCAGCGCCTTCGCCTCGATCTGGCGGATGCGCTCCCGGGTAACTCCGAACCTCTTCCCCACTTCTTCCAGCGTCCGCTGGTGCCCATCGATCAAGCCAAAGCGCAGCTGCAGCACGCGCCGCTCGCGCGGTGTCAGGGTGTCGAGGATGTCTTCCACCTCCGTCCGCAACATCGTCAGCGAGGCGGCATCCGAGGGCGAGGTCGCTTCCTTGTCCTCGACGAAATCGCCCAGGTGCGAATCCTCCTCTTCGCCGATCGGGGTTTCGAGCGAGACCGGGTCCTGCGAGACCTTCACGATCTCCCGCACTTTCTCGGCCGAGATGCCCATCTCGTCGCCGATCTCCTGGTCGGTGGGTTCGCGGCCCAGTTCCTGCAGCAGGCGGCGGGAGACCCGGACCAGCTTGTTGATCGTCTCCACCATGTGCACCGGAATGCGGATGGTGCGCGCCTGGTCGGCGATGGCGCGGGTGATCGCCTGCCGGATCCACCAGGTGGCGTAGGTCGAGAACTTGTATCCCTTGTGGTAATCGAACTTCTCGACCGCCCGGATCAGGCCCATGTTGCCTTCCTGGATCAAGTCGAGGAAGGACATGCCGCGGCCGATGTACTTCTTTGCGATCGAGACCACCAGCCGGAGGTTGGCCTCGGTCAGCTTGTGCTTGGCGTCGTCGTCGCCGGCCTCGATCGCCTTGGCCAGCGTCACCTCCTGCTCCGCCTTGAGCAGTGCCACCCGCCCAATCTCCTTGAGATACATCCGGACCGGGTCATCGAGCGAGACCGAGTCCATCGCTTCGATCGTGGCAATCAGGTCATCGTCGATCTCGACGACTTCCTCTAAGTCCTTCTCGCCGTCCGAGACCTCGATCCCCATGTCCCGGAACACGTTGAAGATCCGGAACAGCTGGTCAGGGTCGAGCTCGACGTCGGGGAAGCCCGCGAGGATGTCGTCGGGGCTGAGGAATCCCTGTTCCTTACCTTTGACAATCAGGGCCTCGGCGGCCAGGACCATCGGGTCTTCTGAGCGCTTCGGCTTCCCACCCCCGGGCGGCGGCGCCTTCTTGGTCGTGGGCGCGTCTTTGAGGTTAGCCCTGGCCATTTCTCAAGTCTTTAAGTGCATCGAGTTGGTGGGCCAAGTGGTCATTCTCCTGCATGAGAGTAACGAGCCGAGACTCATCTCCCGCCGCGCGCGCTGCACGCATGTCAGCCACTAAAGCTTTCAACCGTCGTTGGGCGGCGTTTATTTTAAGTGTTTGGAGACATTGCTCCAGGCTCTGCCTCAGGGCAGCCTCTGAGCCGCTGTCCAGCTCGGGGTATTTGGCCATGGCGACCGCCGAAATCAGCCCCTGCTCGTCTGCCGCGAACTCGGAGAGGTGGTCGGTGGGACGAACCGTTGCTTCGGCTTCAACCATCTGTTGCAGCCTAGCGAAAACCCGCTCGTAGGCCGGTGCGGAGAAACTGACCGCCTGCAACTCGCCGGCGACCTCCGCAACCAGGTCGGGCCGCTCGATCAGGAGCCCCAGGAGGTATCCCTCGTCCTTCGTTGCCTGGGTCGCGCCATTTCCCTCAGCGGCAAAGCCCCCAAGCACACTCGGCCGATTTCCCTCGCCCGCTCGCGGGGGAGGGCCAGGGTGAGGGCCGCCTTTTCCGGACTTCAAGGCCTGGACGTCGCGAAGCAGGGCGGCTGGCTCAATGCGCAGCCATCCTGCGGCCTGCTGGGCGTAGATTTCCAGCACCGACGCCTCCGGGATCTTGGCCAGCACAGGAATCACCAATTCTGCCCCCCGGCGTCGCTCGCGCGCGTCGGTGAGATCGAGATTCGCCAGCGCCTGGCGCAGCAGGTACTCCCATTCCGGAAGAGCGTGCTCCCGCAGGTTCGCCCAGCCGTCGGGATGGGCCCGCAGGTAGTCGTCCGGATCCTTGCCCTGCGGCACCCGAACAACCTTTATATATACGCCCGATTTCGATGCCAGCTCGATCGCCCGCTGGGTGGCGTTCAGCCCGGCGTCGTCGCGGTCGAAGGCCAGCAGGAGTTCCTGGGTTTCCCGCTTGAGGAGCCGCACCTGGTGCTCGCCGAGGGCGGTCCCCGAGGTGGTGACCACGTTCGTCACATTCGCCTGCCAGGCGGTGATGGCGTCGAAGTAGCCTTCCATCAGGACGGCGTGCTTCAGCTCGTGGATCGACTTGCGCGCCCGGTGCAGGTTGAAGAGGGTCCGCCCCTTGTCGTAGAGGGCGGTCTGCGACGTATTCAGGTACTTGGGCTGGGCGGTGTCATCGATCACCCGGCCGCCGAAGGCGACCAGCTCGCCATGCTCGTCGTGGATCGGAATGATGATCCGCTGCCGGAAGCGGTCCCAGAGCTCCCCTCCCCCGTCGGGCTTGATCGCCAGGCCCGCCTCCATCATCTCGCCGTCGGCCGCGCCATGCTTGCGGAGGAAGCGGACCAGGTTGTCCTTTCGCTGCCCCGCCGGCGCGAAGCCAAGCTGGAACTCGGTCATCGACGCCCGGGTGACCCCGCGCGACTCCAGCTGGATCAACGCCCGCTGCCCGGCCGGGTTCTCGAGCAGGATGTGATGGAAATACTGAGCGGCCAGCCCGTTCAGCCGAGCAATGGTCCGTTTGAGCTCACGCTGCCGCCCGGCGCCGGGCGACTCCTCGAGGACGACGCCGGTCTTCTCGGCGAGCAGCCGCAAAGCGCCGCGGAAGTCGACATGCTCGATGTCCTGGATGAAGGTGAAGTGGTCGCCCCCCTTCTGGCAGCCGTAGCAATGCCAGAGCTGCTTTTCGGGCGAGACGTATAAGGATGGGGTCTTCTCCTGGTGGAAGGGGCAGAGCCCCTTCAGGTCGCGCCCGGCCTTTTGCAGCCGCAAGTGTTCCGAGATGAGGTCCACCAGGTCAAGGCGATCCTTGATCTCCTGGACGGCATCCTGTTTCACCGACGGCATCGCCAAAGCTTAGTTTTTCTCCCTTCCCCCTTGCGGGGGAGGGACGGGGTGGGGGTGCGCTAGCGTGGGGCGATAACCGGAAGACCGAGCGTTTGGGCAGCAGCGCTTATGCGAGCGTCGTATGTCACGACCTCGGCAACCATCCGGTCGATGACCCTGCGACCGTGGAGCGGCACGATCCGCGCGACGGGCCGACCCCATTCGGTCACCTCGATCGTTTCCCCTTCGATCACGCGTCGGATCGGATTACTGGCATTCTGGCGTAACTCGCGGATCTCCGCTTTGATCATGGACGACGTATGTAGCACATAGGCGTGAACTGAGATGCAGCAATTCGATTCAGGCGGCGTAGGATGGCCTAACCAGGAGGTGGTAACGATGGCGAAATTTGCGCTACTTGGCGGCTATACGGCGGAAGCGTGGTCCAAGATGATCGACAACCCTGGCGACCGAACCGCCGCCGTGAGCAAAGCACTCGAGGCACTGGGCGGTAAGCTCGAATCGTTTTACTGGA
It encodes:
- the dnaG gene encoding DNA primase encodes the protein MPSVKQDAVQEIKDRLDLVDLISEHLRLQKAGRDLKGLCPFHQEKTPSLYVSPEKQLWHCYGCQKGGDHFTFIQDIEHVDFRGALRLLAEKTGVVLEESPGAGRQRELKRTIARLNGLAAQYFHHILLENPAGQRALIQLESRGVTRASMTEFQLGFAPAGQRKDNLVRFLRKHGAADGEMMEAGLAIKPDGGGELWDRFRQRIIIPIHDEHGELVAFGGRVIDDTAQPKYLNTSQTALYDKGRTLFNLHRARKSIHELKHAVLMEGYFDAITAWQANVTNVVTTSGTALGEHQVRLLKRETQELLLAFDRDDAGLNATQRAIELASKSGVYIKVVRVPQGKDPDDYLRAHPDGWANLREHALPEWEYLLRQALANLDLTDARERRRGAELVIPVLAKIPEASVLEIYAQQAAGWLRIEPAALLRDVQALKSGKGGPHPGPPPRAGEGNRPSVLGGFAAEGNGATQATKDEGYLLGLLIERPDLVAEVAGELQAVSFSAPAYERVFARLQQMVEAEATVRPTDHLSEFAADEQGLISAVAMAKYPELDSGSEAALRQSLEQCLQTLKINAAQRRLKALVADMRAARAAGDESRLVTLMQENDHLAHQLDALKDLRNGQG
- a CDS encoding GDP-mannose 4,6-dehydratase; amino-acid sequence: MGKLRIRHLLVAGGAGFLGSTFVRDRLRADPEILITVLDAVRRPGAGADLADLADDRRFKLVRGDVRDRAMVDRLAEAADAIVNVASEEFTESSASDGPALARTDIEGTAVLLDAARKFQHQRFLLVSSGEVYGPLKSAPSREVDRTAPRTLAAGARAAAETLASAYYAGYGVPVLITRGAAAYGPRQPVTQPVASQITSALTGHPVVVDGHGSATRDYLHVDDQVAGIARVLWKGEPGNVYNIGAGVQVSNSQLADAIFESCGKPSSLKRLSKDGPDRSYAMDTKRMRPLGWDPQITFADGIRLTVDWYRRNEVWWRQRDSAIAS
- a CDS encoding UDP-glucuronic acid decarboxylase family protein, with amino-acid sequence MRAVVTGGAGFLGSHLCERLLADGWKVVCVDNLVTGAAHNIAPLRHHASFEFLQHNVSEPLYVEGPLDAVLHFASPASPIDYADHPIATLKVGTLGTHNMLGLARAKGSVFFLASTSEVYGDPMVHPQPETYWGNVNPVGPRAVYDEAKRASEAFTMAYHRAHGMDTRIVRIFNTYGPRIRIDDGRAVPNFLTQALRNQPLTVYGDGSQTRSLCYVEDLIEGIVRLLATDYAQPVNLGTDHEVTMLQLATRIRDLSGSSSQVVFKPLPEDDPKQRRPDLTRARELLGWEPRTSLDAGLVKTIAYFRERLAKA
- a CDS encoding type II toxin-antitoxin system prevent-host-death family antitoxin, translated to MIKAEIRELRQNASNPIRRVIEGETIEVTEWGRPVARIVPLHGRRVIDRMVAEVVTYDARISAAAQTLGLPVIAPR
- the rpoD gene encoding RNA polymerase sigma factor RpoD, yielding MVLAAEALIVKGKEQGFLSPDDILAGFPDVELDPDQLFRIFNVFRDMGIEVSDGEKDLEEVVEIDDDLIATIEAMDSVSLDDPVRMYLKEIGRVALLKAEQEVTLAKAIEAGDDDAKHKLTEANLRLVVSIAKKYIGRGMSFLDLIQEGNMGLIRAVEKFDYHKGYKFSTYATWWIRQAITRAIADQARTIRIPVHMVETINKLVRVSRRLLQELGREPTDQEIGDEMGISAEKVREIVKVSQDPVSLETPIGEEEDSHLGDFVEDKEATSPSDAASLTMLRTEVEDILDTLTPRERRVLQLRFGLIDGHQRTLEEVGKRFGVTRERIRQIEAKALRKLRHPSRSKKLKDYLE
- a CDS encoding cold shock domain-containing protein, which gives rise to MPKGTVKKIVSDRGFGFIAADDGKEYFFHQSGVDTSLNFDSLRGGEAVSFDIEQSQKGPRANHVRAA
- a CDS encoding UDP-glucose/GDP-mannose dehydrogenase family protein translates to MSAIAVIGTGYVGLTTAVCLAKLGHQVVGVDIDEAKVARLRSGEPTIYEPGLADLMTETLKGGGLVFTSDYNAGIPHADFVFIAVGTPPGRRGEADLVYVKQAAKAIAGAMKKTVVIVNKSTVPIGTGNIVARIVGENLGDEIPFNVVSNPEFLREGSAIHDFMHPDRLVFGSHDEGAARSVAALYSKLDTKILITDLHTAEMIKYASNAFLATRISFINEMARICERVDADVKVVSEGMGMDRRIGPLFLDAGIGYGGSCFPKDVKALARMAETMGYHPELLDAVMEINLDQRTLVVEKLREVLGGLRGQVIGILGLAYKPNTDDVREAPAIDVIENLLQKGAEVRAYDPKAMPVLKAQMNSIQYCKDPYAVAAGADALLIVTEWDEFRQLDLDRIKGLMRRPVIVDGRNIFDPKTMRDRGFVYRGVGRS
- a CDS encoding LysE family translocator, with the translated sequence MITNFPAFVGIALLVILSPGPDTALTIRNTLVGGRAGGIATAAGVVSGLAAWTVASSAGLAALLVASQPLFLAIRLIGAAYLIFLGLQALRAAIFQRPRQADGTTVAPRARLRRMVAYRQGLLSNLSNPKIVVFFLSLFPQFVTRGQGAFVSLLLLGLIFCSITLAWLTLYAIVVARIGDFLRRDRVRRALEATTGLVLVGLGLRLATERR
- the rpoD gene encoding RNA polymerase sigma factor RpoD; the protein is MGVKPHGGVDPIVLAAEALIIKGKDQGRLSPDDILAGLSGAQLDPEELIQVSEVFQQMGIPIADGEKDLQGAELDDDLMAEAAEMDSAAIDDPVRMYLKEIGQFALLKAEQEVTLAKAIEARDVDAKDRLAEANLRLVVAIAKKYAGRGMSLLDLIQEGNLGLMRAVEKFDYHRGFKFSTYATWWIRQAITRAIADQARTIRVPVHVVELINKLGRSRRQLQQDLGREPTDEEIGRELEISADRVREIERISQNPVSLEAPIGEEDDSNLGDFVQDGEATSPADAAALTMLRNEVDLILDTLSARERRVLQLRFGLLEGNERTLEEVGQRLGVTRERIRQIEAKALRKLRHPSRSKKLKDYLE
- a CDS encoding DUF2269 family protein encodes the protein MSWYSLLKFVHVLLAITAVGSNITYAAWNARGAMEPQHLSFALRGIKFIDNRVANPAYGLLLITGLTLVAVGQWGFKGWIVFALILFVILIVVAVGFYSRVTNRQIQLLEAEGASSPAYRQVEGQARLYGIISVVIVLLIVFMMVVKPFP